In Topomyia yanbarensis strain Yona2022 chromosome 2, ASM3024719v1, whole genome shotgun sequence, one DNA window encodes the following:
- the LOC131680685 gene encoding uncharacterized protein LOC131680685 — MKPSGSSAAQPSTQSTVAATESIPQTEVSATVQQYRENVFLLTVIVKVIDAYGEEHLARALLDSASQPSLITDRMAHILRLRRQYKGPANFQSHVDFLVMDKVTANLPSQTISTKEWHIPKDLFLADPSFNESQPIDMVLGAKHFYSFFPSAARLQLGRNLPLLVDSVFGWIVAGSTNQNSPIQVTSPTSMVVSMISLEDSLERFWKTEELTTKDNYSVEERHCESLYQSTVSRDPTGRYIVRYPRKPDFNVMLGESKSTAQRRFGLLERRLERDPNLKDEYHLFMREYLSLGHMRLVEADDEHHSQAYYLPHHPVIKEASTTTKVRVVFDGSAKTSTGFSLNEALCVGPVVQDDLLTIILRFRTFPIALVGDIAKMYRQVLVHPNDSPLQRILWRFSNQSPVQTYELLTVTYGLGPSSYLATRTLQQLAEDEGRTFTAAGPALRKGFYVDDFIGGAQTVEEAIRLRIELAELLEKGGFALRKWTSNRLEVLQGLTDDQIGMQSALHFCPNETIKALGISWEPEADFLRFDSQIRHSDEHPTKRTILSDIARLFDPLGLIAPVVVRAKILMQELWLLSCGWDDPVPEPIKSKWESYHRELAKISEHRVDRYALLPGSSIQLHTFADASQSAYGACTYARCEDGRGRVRIQLLASKSRVAPLKRISIARLELCAAVLAAHLHTHIKKAIDVNIIASYFWSDSAVTLQWLRSPPNVWPTFVANRVSEIQQYTHGCQWKHVPGGENPADLVSRGMSVEDFLKSYLWTNGPSWCPTRSTGNKNNRRCRSSNTDSAPLVSTMVIIQSPSSHHCILYEIRHQYSSKSAQPSPTPIDRSLTVEELSNSKTLLIRLAQHDDFAAEIKQLEEGNSVSKRSPLHLMSAFIDPERVLRVGGRLNLSQLPYQAKHATLIPTNHPLTRFIVEHFHRKLFHGGGRLLLTTIREEFWPPRSRKLIRSVVRNCFRCTRLNPAPAQQQIGQLPAPRVIPSRPFSVTGVDYAGPLYLRPIHKRAAPAKAYVCFATKVVHLELVSDLSTQGFLCSLRRFIARRGRPAHIHSDNGKNFEGAKNELSALFTMLQNRSQQEEISSACTAEGITWHLIPPKAPHFGGLWEAAVKVAKKHLFRQLGSSRLSFEEMCTILTQIEAIMNSRPLLPMTEDPNDLAALTPAHFLIGSSMHALPDPDLRNIPANRLDHYQKLQMHVQQFWMHWRKEYLQELQKRRETMDTERRNYPWQTSHHR; from the exons ATGAAG CCCAGTGGGTCTTCTGCAGCACAACCGTCTACGCAATCAACAGTTGCTGCTACTGAGAGCATCCCGCAAACTGAAGTCAGTGCCACTGTCCAGCAGTACCGTGAGAACGTGTTCCTTCTCACCGTGATCGTTAAGGTGATCGATGCGTACGGTGAAGAGCATCTAGCGCGCGCACTTCTCGACAGCGCATCGCAACCGAGCCTCATCACAGATCGTATGGCTCATATTCTACGCCTTCGAAGGCAGTACAAGGGGCCGGCAAACTTTCAAAGCCA CGTCGACTTTCTTGTGATGGACAAAGTAACGGCGAACCTTCCATCGCAAACCATATCAACAAAAGAATGGCACATTCCGAAGGACTTATTTCTTGCAGATCCGTCTTTCAACGAGAGTCAGCCAATCGACATGGTGCTAGGTGCCAAACATTTCTACTCGTTCTTCCCGAGTGCTGCACGCCTGCAGCTGGGCCGAAACCTTCCTCTATTGGTGGACAGTGTCTTCGGTTGGATTGTTGCTGGGTCGACAAACCAAAATTCCCCTATACAAGTGACGTCACCCACCTCTATGGTTGTTTCGATGATTTCTTTGGAGGACAGTCTAGAGCGTTTCTGGAAAACTGAAGAGCTGACTACCAAGGACAACTACTCTGTTGAAGAAAGGCACTGTGAATCGTTGTATCAATCAACCGTATCCCGTGATCCTACAGGACGATACATCGTTCGGTATCCCCGTAAACCAGACTTTAACGTTATGCTAGGAGAGTCGAAGAGCACTGCACAACGCCGTTTCGGACTACTTGAAAGGCGTTTGGAACGAGACCCAAACCTAAAAGATGAATACCATTTGTTTATGCGAGAGTACCTCTCCCTCGGCCATATGCGGCTGGTCGAAGCGGACGACGAACACCACTCTCAAGCCTACTATCTGCCCCACCACCCCGTAATTAAGGAAGCAAGTACGACGACCAAGGTTCGGGTCGTATTTGACGGCTCGGCCAAAACTTCTACCGGCTTCTCTCTAAACGAAGCTCTTTGCGTGGGTCCTGTGGTACAAGACGATCTTTTGACCATCATCTTGCGGTTTCGTACCTTTCCGATCGCCCTGGTCGGTGACATAGCCAAAATGTACCGACAGGTACTTGTTCACCCCAACGATTCTCCTTTGCAGCGCATCCTTTGGCGATTTTCAAACCAGTCTCCAGTCCAGACATACGAACTACTCACTGTTACGTATGGTCTCGGTCCATCTTCTTACCTGGCAACACGAACTCTCCAGCAACTGGCAGAAGATGAAGGTCGAACATTCACTGCAGCTGGCCCAGCACTTAGAAAGGGTTTCTACGTGGACGATTTTATTGGTGGAGCTCAAACCGTGGAAGAAGCAATCCGTCTTCGCATAGAGCTCGCTGAACTATTGGAAAAAGGAGGATTCGCACTACGTAAATGGACCTCTAACCGGCTCGAAGTTCTGCAAGGTCTCACCGATGATCAGATTGGCATGCAATCCGCTTTGCACTTTTGTCCAAATGAAACCATTAAGGCATTGGGAATTAGTTGGGAGCCCGAAGCTGATTTCCTTCGTTTCGACTCACAGATTCGACACAGCGATGAACACCCGACAAAGCGAACGATTCTCTCCGACATAGCACGACTATTCGACCCTCTTGGATTAATCGCCCCTGTCGTCGTCCGAGCGAAAATTTTGATGCAGGAACTGTGGCTTCTATCCTGCGGCTGGGATGATCCTGTACCAGAACCCATCAAGTCTAAATGGGAAAGCTACCATCGAGAACTGGCAAAGATTTCGGAGCACCGTGTAGACAGGTATGCCTTATTACCCGGCTCATCTATTCAACTGCACACCTTTGCAGATGCTTCCCAATCCGCATACGGTGCATGCACGTACGCTCGCTGTGAAGATGGACGAGGAAGAGTGAGGATCCAGCTTTTGGCTTCAAAGTCACGCGTCGCCCCACTGAAGCGAATCAGCATCGCTCGATTGGAACTGTGTGCTGCCGTGCTAGCTGCTCATCTGCACACCCACATCAAAAAGGCCATCGACGTCAACATAATAGCATCCTATTTCTGGTCCGACTCAGCTGTCACTCTACAGTGGCTACGATCTCCACCAAACGTATGGCCCACGTTCGTTGCCAACAGAGTGTCAGAAATCCAGCAGTACACACACGGATGCCAATGGAAACACGTTCCTGGAGGAGAAAATCCAGCTGACCTGGTTTCGCGCGGTATGTCTGTCGAAGATTTCCTCAAAAGCTATTTGTGGACTAACGGTCCTAGTTG GTGTCCCACAAGAAGTACTGGAAATAAAAACAACCGTCGTTGTCGCTCAAGTAACACCGACAGTGCACCCTTGGTTTCTACGATGGTCATCATACAATCGCCTTCTTCGCATCATTGCATACTGTATGAAATTCGTCACCAATACTCGAGCAAAAGTGCGCAGCCCTCACCGACTCCCATCGACCGATCACTTACCGTCGAAGAACTATCAAATTCAAAAACGCTTCTTATTCGTTTGGCTCAACACGACGATTTTGCTgcagaaataaaacaattggAGGAAGGCAATTCAGTTTCGAAGCGTTCCCCCCTTCACTTGATGAGCGCATTTATAGACCCAGAGAGAGTGTTGAGAGTGGGAGGTCGTTTGAATCTGTCGCAATTACCCTACCAAGCAAAGCACGCCACTTTAATTCCTACCAATCATCCGCTAACTCGCTTCATCGTCGAACATTTTCACCGGAAACTATTCCACGGCGGCGGGCGTCTACTGCTGACAACGATTCGAGAGGAATTCTGGCCCCCGAGAAGCCGCAAACTAATACGCAGCGTCGTCAGAAATTGTTTTCGTTGCACACGCCTCAATCCGGCACCTGCCCAGCAGCAAATTGGCCAACTGCCAGCCCCAAGAGTAATACCCAGTCGTCCGTTCAGTGTCACAGGTGTGGATTATGCGGGTCCATTGTACCTTCGACCAATTCACAAACGTGCCGCACCTGCTAAAGCCTACGTGTGCTTCGCGACCAAAGTAGTCCACCTAGAATTGGTTAGCGATTTGTCCACCCAAGGCTTCTTATGTTCGTTGCGAAGATTTATTGCCCGGCGTGGCCGGCCCGCGCACATTCATTCAGATAACGGGAAGAATTTTGAAGGGGCTAAGAATGAACTATCTGCACTGTTTACCATGCTTCAAAATCGTTCCCAGCAGGAAGAAATATCTTCTGCCTGTACCGCAGAAGGAATTACCTGGCACTTGATACCCCCTAAAGCCCCCCACTTTGGCGGTTTGTGGGAGGCGGCCGTAAAGGTAGCGAAAAAACACTTGTTCCGACAGCTGGGTTCAAGTCGACTTTCGTTCGAGGAAATGTGCACGATTCTTACCCAAATCGAAGCAATTATGAACTCGCGACCGTTGCTTCCAATGACAGAAGACCCTAATGATTTAGCCGCTTTGACACCTGCCCACTTCCTCATCGGATCATCGATGCATGCCCTGCCCGACCCAGACCTACGGAACATACCTGCGAACCGACTCGACCACTATCAAAAGCTGCAGATGCATGTGCAGCAATTTTGGATGCATTGGCGAAAAGAGTACCTGCAGGAGCTACAAAAAAGACGCGAGACGATGGATACGGAACGACGAAATTATCCCTGGCAAACTAGTCATCATCGTTGA